The Scylla paramamosain isolate STU-SP2022 unplaced genomic scaffold, ASM3559412v1 Contig31, whole genome shotgun sequence genome contains a region encoding:
- the LOC135097781 gene encoding uncharacterized protein LOC135097781: MPYSATQNENSAICDHYSAMQKEKQGNEGAGCQNSDREMQTNIQTNSGAQNSEKWGGNSEIEENEEETQQTTHVNVQTDAQTNAGKENGEKQQSVTGTQPRNSKKTPQNTHANTHITEKHQNTPRSTPQHNAKPRIRPQHLPQRPRVSDLNSNTPTPPLSPTHSRPLSQQSRQASRSLHSLSPRGRVTQGQRSRSLNASTDSLGVTVRPVKSRGVNLVRRCVSTASLDQEGAKGHSSTHGGLRRAHSTSLSSVGPGRAARLPDYSHVQGKVRQYIRDIKQQRFRPPSHSLPSTPARRHPRHTPESLATYRHTPEPLGTSGLDLETFLHATPSEEEEMSPRFRKLRKEVLGLDGGSKEVLKEVLELLAEERKCRYASDTTLAALQLQHDNLNAMFAEKQNEIDRLRFLHTQEVNKEYIVTLKANQASYRDPCDTARPPSTPPDPSRTSPMCPLTHFPSELSVSAPCLIRATSTPIAHPVLNFTFDTEEIGGGGGGGGGGGGDSSVEREGGGGGGGEIRVSREEEGEGTRGRGIGGRSGRTEEREGRKVSEGRKKEEEEEEKRKNERIVEKWKEETQGIIRKVKDLAILLKGNALKDSERDTIWKCILKEYWASSSQFPLISLLSPSQLSSSLLQGAGQAIQAVATFYSLQVKTQAPMCPLPLKNPIDLNNFEKNLVSGSGNVSSAAGEPVGVSPGPVGRSGPQGCVLPPQASAGPVGGAGGLGEGCQYGLSSPSVAITTGGTKGCSSPPQTPTEATGQETAPGEKGGAGEDEEVLASPVNSQQSLKTVGPLEKVKLWQASLLNPEPLAPTSPSSNSTSSSPSPAPSLLSLASSHSFTPDTFPTPQAPHTPGERQERTPNSCHVSKSNKRQFLKTWGSNSGTPRFSPNPTPPDALPCHPADTLGEAGAPHAPHTPQGCRQWVPGIRAQFEIKSECKPGPS, encoded by the exons ATGCCATACAGTGCCACACAAAATGAAAACAGTGCCATTTGTGACCACTACAGTGCCATgcagaaagaaaagcaaggaaatgaaggagcaGGGTGCCAAAACAGTGACAGGGAGAtgcagacaaacatacagacgaACAGTGGTGCGCAGAACAGTGAAAAATGGGGAGGAAacagtgaaattgaggaaaacgaggaagaaacgCAGCAGACCACACACGTGAACGTACAAACAGACGCACAGACAAACGCAGGCAAAGAAAACGGTGAAAAACAGCAAAGTGTCACCGGAACACAGCcaagaaacagcaaaaaaacaccgcaaaacacacacgcaaacacacacatcaccgAAAAACACCAGAACACCCCTCGCAGCACCCCCCAACACAACGCCAAGCCACGAATCAGACCACAGCATTTGCCACAGCGCCCAAGAGTGAGCGACCTGAACAGCAACACCCCTACACCACCTCTGTCCCCCACACACAGCAGGCCCTTGTCGCAGCAGTCCCGCCAGGCCTCCCGCAGCCTGCACAGCCTCTCCCCCAGGGGCCGCGTGACCCAGGGGCAACGCAGCAGGTCCCTGAACGCAAGCACCGACAGTTTAGGGGTCACCGTCCGGCCGGTTAAGTCCCGTGGCGTTAACCTCGTCCGCAGATGTGTCAGCACAGCCTCTCTCGACCAGGAGGGTGCTAAAGGCCACAGCAGCACCCATGGGGGCTTGAGGCGAGCACACAGCACCAGTCTAAGCAGTGTCGGCCCTGGGAGAGCAGCCAGACTTCCAGATTACAGCCACGTTCAAGGTAAAGTGCGTCAATACATCCGCGACATTAAACAGCAGCGATTTCGGCCCCCCAGCCACTCCCTGCCGAGCACCCCAGCACGCCGGCACCCCAGACACACCCCAGAGTCCCTGGCCACCTACCGGCACACCCCAGAGCCCCTAGGCACCTCAGGGCTGGACTTAGAGACCTTTCTTCATGCCACAccgtctgaggaggaggagatgtcgCCGAGATTTAGAAAACTTCGCAAGGAGGTGCTGGGCTTGGACGGGGGCTCGAAGGAGGTGCTTAAAGAAGTCCTGGAGTTACTGGCAGAGGAGCGAAAGTGTCGATATGCCAGTGACACGACCCTGGCAGCCCTACAACTCCAGCATGACAACTTGAACGCAATGTTTGCCGAGAAACAGAACGAGATCGACAGACTTCGGTTCCTACACACGCAGGAGGTAAACAAAGAATACATCGTGACCTTGAAGGCAAACCAGGCCAGTTACCGGGACCCCTGCGACACTGCACGACCCCCCAGCACCCCGCCCGACCCCTCCAGGACCTCACCAATGTGCCCTCTGACCCACTTCCCATCAGAGCTCTCGGTCAGTGCCCCTTGTCTCATCAGAGCTACCTCCACCCCAATTGCTCATCCAGTACTGAACTTTACTTTTGATACagaagagataggaggaggaggaggaggaggaggaggaggaggaggagatagcagtgttgaaagagaaggaggaggaggaggaggaggagaaatcagAGTttcaagagaagaagaaggagaaggaacaagaggaagaggaataggaggaagaagtggaagaacagaagagagagaaggaagaaaagtgagtgaaggaaggaagaaggaagaagaggaggaggagaagaggaagaatgagagaatagtggagaaatggaaggaggagacacaaggaataataagaaag GTGAAGGACTTAGCCATCTTACTGAAGGGAAATGCTCTGAAGGACTCGGAAAGGGACACTATCTGGAAATGCATACTGAAGGAG TACTGGGCATCCTCGTCACAGTTTCCCCTCATCTCACTGCTCAGCCCTTCCCAGCTCTCCAGCAGCCTCCTACAGGGCGCTGGGCAGGCCATACAGGCTGTGGCAACCTTCTACAGTCTACAGGTCAAGACGCAGGCCCCTATGTGCCCCCTACCTCTGAAAAACCCCATAGATTTGAACAACTTCGAAAAAAACCTTGTGTCTGGATCTGGTAATGTTTCGTCCGCTGCGGGAGAACCTGTGGGTGTTTCTCCTGGTCCTGTGGGTCGGTCGGGTCCCCAAGGGTGTGTTCTGCCCCCACAGGCGTCTGCAGGCCCCGTGGGAGGTGCTGGGGGCTTAGGAGAGGGCTGTCAATATGGTCTAAG ttcCCCCAGTGTTGCCATCACCACAGGAGGTACCAAGGGGTGTAGCAGTCCCCCACAGACCCCCACTGAGGCCACAGGGCAGGAGACAGCcccaggagagaagggaggggctggggaagatgaggaggtgTTGGCGAGTCCTGTTAATTCCCAGCAGTCCTTGAAAACAGTGGGGCCTCTTgaaaag gtCAAGTTATGGCAGGCATCACTGCTCAACCCGGAACCTCTCGCTCCAACCTCCCCATCTTCGAACTCTACCAGCTCCTCCCCCAGCCCTgccccatccctcctctcccttgcatCTAGTCACTCCTTCACCCCAGACACCTTCCCCACACCCCAGGCCCCACACACCCCTGGGGAGAGGCAGGAACGCACCCCAAACAGCTGTCATGTCTCGAAATCAAATAAAAGGCAGTTTTTGAAGACTTGGGGTTCAAACAGTGGTACCCCCCGCTTCTCCCCCAACCCCACGCCCCCGGACGCCCTCCCGTGCCACCCCGCGGACACCCTGGGGGAGGCTGGGGCACCCCACGCACCCCACACACCCCAGGGATGCAGACAGTGGGTGCCCGGGATCAGAGCACAGTTTGAGATTAAGTCAGAATGCAAGCCTGGACCCAGTTGA